From Bacillus basilensis, a single genomic window includes:
- a CDS encoding amidohydrolase: protein MGEIWYGGIIYTMREENEKVEAIYVENGRIVDIGSKEELENRYAAIELYDLKGKTMIPGLVDSHMHLIGHGERLLRLDLSNCTSYSDMLTLVQKRVEEAPKGSWIIGEGWNENNFTDTKDVHAKDLDAISKEHPILLKRVCRHVTWVNSYILQEANITESTKDPKGGKIGRDSSNMLTGLLYEQGQELIKHVQPEIDEAYLQSALQTAIKDCWQYGLVGGHTEDLNYYGGFRKTHNAFSHVIKEMPFKAHLLVHHEVAHERKEYENEHYIEFGAMKIFSDGSFGGRTALLSEPYEDAKETNGVAIFSREELAELVKKARDLHMPVAIHTIGDLSLQYVIDALELYPPADGLRDRIIHCQLAREELIERMKNLQAIIDIQPVFLSSDFPSVIEKLGEQRLRYAYAWKTLLEAGLHCNGGSDAPIEQVNPFLGIYSAVTRRSFIDGICYIPEERLTVYEAVSLFTTGSAYAIGKEAKRGQITKGYEADFTIVDRNIFEIEAEEIKEVQAEMTVIDGRIVYRKDE, encoded by the coding sequence ATGGGAGAAATTTGGTACGGCGGCATCATTTACACGATGAGGGAAGAAAATGAAAAAGTGGAAGCTATTTATGTTGAAAATGGCAGGATCGTTGATATTGGGAGTAAGGAAGAGTTAGAAAACCGATATGCTGCGATAGAATTGTACGATTTAAAAGGGAAAACAATGATTCCAGGTCTTGTTGATAGCCATATGCACCTTATTGGGCATGGAGAGAGGTTACTTCGTCTAGATTTATCAAATTGCACATCGTATAGTGACATGCTTACTCTCGTTCAGAAGCGAGTAGAAGAAGCACCAAAAGGCTCTTGGATTATTGGAGAAGGCTGGAATGAAAATAATTTTACAGATACGAAAGATGTTCATGCAAAAGATTTAGATGCGATTTCGAAAGAACATCCGATTTTATTAAAGCGCGTTTGTCGCCACGTCACATGGGTGAATTCATACATACTGCAAGAAGCGAACATAACAGAATCGACAAAAGATCCGAAAGGCGGAAAAATTGGCCGGGATTCATCCAATATGTTAACCGGGCTTTTATATGAACAAGGACAAGAATTAATAAAACATGTTCAGCCTGAAATTGATGAAGCCTACTTACAAAGCGCTTTGCAAACAGCGATTAAAGATTGCTGGCAATACGGACTCGTTGGTGGGCATACGGAAGATTTAAATTACTACGGTGGTTTTAGAAAAACGCATAATGCGTTTTCTCATGTTATAAAAGAAATGCCATTTAAAGCGCATTTGCTCGTTCACCATGAAGTAGCGCATGAGCGAAAAGAATATGAAAATGAACACTATATTGAATTTGGGGCGATGAAAATTTTTTCTGATGGCTCTTTTGGCGGAAGAACAGCTTTATTAAGTGAACCGTATGAAGATGCGAAGGAAACAAATGGGGTTGCAATCTTCTCGCGTGAAGAGCTTGCAGAGTTAGTGAAAAAAGCACGAGACTTACATATGCCAGTTGCGATTCATACAATCGGTGATTTATCGCTCCAGTATGTTATTGATGCACTTGAACTATATCCACCAGCAGACGGATTGCGTGACCGCATTATTCATTGTCAGCTTGCCCGTGAAGAGTTGATTGAAAGAATGAAAAACTTGCAAGCCATTATTGATATACAACCAGTCTTTCTTTCATCGGATTTTCCATCAGTCATTGAAAAACTAGGCGAGCAACGTCTTCGTTATGCGTATGCTTGGAAGACGTTACTGGAAGCAGGATTACACTGTAACGGTGGCTCAGATGCTCCAATTGAACAAGTAAATCCATTTCTAGGTATATATAGCGCTGTTACACGTAGAAGTTTTATTGACGGCATATGCTATATACCAGAAGAAAGATTGACGGTATATGAGGCTGTTTCTTTATTTACAACAGGGAGTGCCTATGCAATCGGAAAAGAAGCGAAGCGAGGGCAGATTACAAAAGGATATGAAGCAGACTTTACGATAGTAGATCGAAATATTTTTGAAATAGAAGCAGAAGAAATAAAAGAAGTACAAGCAGAAATGACTGTAATAGATGGCCGGATCGTCTATAGAAAAGATGAGTGA
- a CDS encoding VOC family protein, which produces MILGINPYLVLDGSGQEAVQFYKDALDAKVEVMQTFGDMPENPEYPIPAEAKERVLHATLKVGNTELMISDTFPGQGHAIGSQVTIAIQISNAEKAKEVFDKLQEGGEVIMPLQETFWSPAYGQVKDKFNIEWQVTTSTTEQK; this is translated from the coding sequence ATGATTTTAGGTATTAATCCTTACTTAGTTTTAGATGGTAGTGGGCAAGAAGCTGTACAGTTTTATAAAGATGCGTTAGACGCAAAAGTAGAAGTCATGCAAACTTTTGGTGACATGCCTGAAAATCCAGAATATCCGATTCCAGCTGAAGCGAAAGAGCGCGTTCTACATGCTACTTTAAAAGTTGGTAATACGGAACTTATGATTTCTGATACATTCCCAGGTCAAGGGCATGCAATTGGATCTCAAGTAACAATCGCAATTCAAATTAGTAACGCGGAAAAAGCGAAAGAAGTATTCGATAAGTTACAAGAAGGTGGAGAGGTTATCATGCCACTTCAAGAAACGTTCTGGAGCCCAGCATACGGACAAGTAAAAGATAAATTTAATATTGAATGGCAAGTTACAACGTCTACTACTGAACAAAAGTAA
- the mbcS gene encoding acyl-CoA synthetase MbcS: MKREQLLALPSYNLVSEIEKYTGDKEKLALIWQDDKGNRREVTYAELMQGANKIGNAFIKSGLQKGDKLLIMMPRLIEAYMTYIAAIKAGFVVIPSSEMLRKKDIEYRIGHGEVKAIVSYEPYIGQFDDIEVMESLQKFVLSEQSVDGWINLKTALETESDMLEMAKTDKEDMVFLSYTSGTTGNPKGVVHTHAWAYAHLRTSAPNWLGIEENDVVWATASPGWQKWIWSPFLATLGSGATGFVYNGKFEPKTYLNLLNDNKVNVLCCTPTEYRLMAKVENLSEYNLEALHSAVSAGEPLNREVIETFQKHFDITVRDGYGQTENTLLVGIMKGMDIRPGSMGKPTPGNHVDIVDEEGMPVKVGEVGDIAVHIETPALFKQYYKDDERTAMQFRGDYYITGDKAKKDEDGYFWFEGRGDDIIISSGYTIGPFEVEDALVKHPYVRECAVVASPDEIRGSVVKAFIVLRENIEKNEETLIPILQQHVKELTAPYKYPRKIEFIDELPKTISGKIRRIELRKQEMELPSK; the protein is encoded by the coding sequence ATGAAGAGAGAACAATTGTTGGCACTGCCGTCTTATAATTTAGTTTCTGAAATAGAGAAATATACAGGTGATAAAGAGAAGCTTGCTTTAATTTGGCAAGATGATAAAGGGAATAGAAGAGAAGTTACATACGCTGAGTTAATGCAAGGTGCGAATAAAATTGGAAACGCTTTTATAAAGAGTGGTCTGCAAAAAGGGGACAAGCTCCTCATTATGATGCCGCGTTTAATTGAAGCGTACATGACGTATATCGCAGCGATTAAAGCAGGATTTGTCGTAATTCCAAGTTCGGAAATGTTGCGTAAAAAAGATATTGAATATCGAATCGGGCATGGTGAAGTAAAGGCAATTGTAAGTTATGAGCCGTACATTGGCCAGTTTGATGATATAGAAGTGATGGAATCTCTTCAAAAATTCGTTCTGAGCGAGCAGTCAGTAGATGGATGGATCAATTTAAAAACAGCGTTAGAAACAGAAAGTGACATGTTAGAAATGGCGAAGACAGATAAAGAGGACATGGTCTTTTTATCTTACACGTCAGGAACGACAGGAAATCCAAAAGGTGTTGTTCATACGCATGCGTGGGCATACGCTCATTTACGTACGAGCGCCCCAAATTGGCTTGGAATTGAAGAGAATGATGTTGTATGGGCAACGGCTAGTCCAGGCTGGCAAAAGTGGATTTGGAGCCCATTTTTAGCAACTCTAGGCTCTGGGGCAACAGGATTTGTATACAACGGTAAGTTTGAACCGAAAACATATTTAAATTTATTAAATGATAATAAGGTGAATGTGCTTTGTTGCACGCCGACTGAGTATAGATTAATGGCAAAAGTAGAGAATTTAAGTGAGTATAATTTAGAAGCGTTACATAGCGCTGTATCCGCAGGTGAGCCGTTAAATAGAGAAGTCATTGAGACGTTCCAAAAACACTTTGATATTACAGTAAGAGACGGCTATGGGCAAACGGAAAATACATTACTTGTTGGTATAATGAAAGGGATGGATATTAGACCAGGATCAATGGGGAAACCAACGCCAGGCAACCACGTTGATATTGTAGATGAGGAAGGTATGCCGGTAAAGGTAGGAGAAGTTGGTGATATTGCAGTTCACATTGAAACACCAGCCCTCTTTAAACAATATTATAAAGACGATGAACGCACAGCGATGCAATTTCGCGGTGATTATTATATTACCGGTGATAAAGCGAAGAAAGATGAAGATGGCTATTTCTGGTTTGAAGGGCGCGGTGACGATATTATTATTAGCTCTGGTTATACAATCGGTCCGTTTGAAGTAGAAGATGCGCTTGTAAAACATCCTTATGTAAGAGAGTGTGCGGTTGTCGCAAGCCCTGATGAAATTCGCGGAAGTGTCGTGAAGGCATTTATTGTATTAAGAGAGAATATAGAAAAGAACGAAGAAACATTAATTCCAATACTCCAACAACACGTCAAAGAACTCACTGCACCATATAAATACCCTCGCAAAATTGAATTTATAGATGAACTACCAAAAACAATTTCTGGAAAAATTCGCCGTATTGAACTTAGAAAACAAGAGATGGAGCTACCCTCAAAATAA